The following coding sequences are from one Capsicum annuum cultivar UCD-10X-F1 chromosome 3, UCD10Xv1.1, whole genome shotgun sequence window:
- the LOC107862554 gene encoding plant UBX domain-containing protein 10: MSFSSGRSTGQSYNGIVRRMVSLPRNIIGGFSRVMDQGMDLMRIGGRRNQQAQLPHPNFPYQHPYEFPFQDPFDFPPQSYSHDPSMVQDEWGFLTTFEQEYGTEHPFFYACKFMDALKIAKDEHKFLFVYFHSPQHPFTPSFCSETLCCDLVVQFLDANYVCWGALADRGEGLQMLTSLRASSFPFCALVAPAPGDSIAVLQQLEGPVSPAELVEILQRTMEEQGLAFGSERAKEQEKLRADRRLREEQDVAYIASLQIDEEKEKFKNVTPSQRYSKPEHVPNKSNQEKPKQNPTQIQSSKQKEAPSAVATMQNPSPSQCSKKKESIFAKVTMQNPTQSHSSKKKEPTVNASGVKNAPMTQIAIRFPNGERREQSFSSADKIQAIFRYVDSLGLPGVGNYRLISNFPRKVYGVDQMGVTLKDAGLHPKASLFLELL; the protein is encoded by the exons ATGTCTTTTTCAAGTGGAAGATCAACAGGACAATCTTATAATGGGATTGTAAGAAGAATGGTGAGTCTTCCTAGAAATATAATTGGTGGATTTTCAAGAGTAATGGATCAAGGAATGGACTTAatgagaattggaggaagaagaAATCAACAAGCTCAATTACCACATCCAAATTTCCCTTACCAACACCCTTATGAGTTCCCTTTTCAAGATCCATTTGATTTTCCTCCACAAAGTTACTCACATGACCCTTCAATGGTCCAAGATGAGTGGGGTTTTTTAACTACTTTTGAGCAAGAATATGGAACTGAACATCCATTTTTCTATGCTTGTAAGTTCATGGATGCACTAAAGATAGCAAAGGATGAGCACAAGTTCTTGTTTGTGTACTTTCACTCTCCACAACATCCTTTTACCCCTTCTTTCTGCAGTGAGACTTTGTGTTGTGACCTTGTGGTGCAGTTTCTTGATGCAAATTATGTTTGTTGGGGTGCACTTGCTGATAGAGGGGAGGGTTTGCAGATGTTAACAAGTTTAAGGGCTTCAAGCTTCCCTTTTTGTGCCCTTGTGGCTCCTGCTCCTGGAGATAGCATAGCTGTGCTGCAACAG TTGGAGGGTCCAGTTTCTCCAGCTGAGTTAGTGGAGATATTACAAAGAACAATGGAAGAACAAGGATTGGCTTTTGGCAGTGAAAGGGCCAAAGAGCAAGAAAAGTTAAGGGCAGACCGTCGACTAAGGGAAGAACAAGATGTAGCTTACATTGCATCTCTTCAGATTGATGAG GAGAAAGAGAAATTCAAGAACGTAACGCCCTCACAGCGGTATTCAAAACCAGAACATGTtccaaataaatcaaatcaagagAAACCTAAACAAAATCCAACACAGATCCAATCCAGTAAGCAAAAAGAAGCTCCTTCTGCCGTAGCAACTATGCAAAACCCTTCACCATCCCAATGTAGCAAGAAGAAAGAATCTATCTTTGCCAAAGTAACTATGCAAAATCCTACACAGTCCCATTCAAGTAAGAAGAAAGAGCCTACTGTTAATGCAAGTGGAGTGAAAAATGCTCCAATGACTCAG ATTGCAATTCGATTTCCAAATGGTGAGAGGAGGGAGCAGAGCTTCTCATCTGCAGACAAGATTCAAGCAATTTTTAGGTACGTCGATTCACTAGGGTTGCCTGGAGTTGGAAATTACAGATTGATATCAAACTTTCCAAGGAAAGTGTATGGTGTGGATCAAATGGGAGTGACACTCAAAGATGCAGGCCTTCATCCTAAAGCAAGCCTCTTCCTAGAGCTTCTTTGA